The following are from one region of the Salvia hispanica cultivar TCC Black 2014 chromosome 1, UniMelb_Shisp_WGS_1.0, whole genome shotgun sequence genome:
- the LOC125202094 gene encoding plasmodesmata-located protein 2-like produces MGPSQSLLLLLLLALSLSSTSSTDYSALVFKGCADQNFQNSNGLYTGTLRALFDALISQSSSAKFYKTTSGDGTSAAVSGLFQCRGDISNSDCTNCVRKAPNLAQKLCGEAIAARVQLNGCYLRYEISGFRQVSGVELLYKICGTTRANGGGFGDRLDLALGEIVKGVANGGFYAAAYESVYVLGQCEGDLSGGDCVSCVKSAIDKAKSECGSAISAQIYLQTCYISYTYYPNGVATNNQQPQFSSSGAQGWNREKIIAVVLGGAVGVGLVMACLLFTKSVFKKKHRNHKYGG; encoded by the exons ATGGGACCGTCTCAATCtctccttcttctcctcctcctcgccctctctctctcctccacctcctcaACCGACTACTCCGCCCTCGTCTTCAAAGGCTGCGCCGACCAGAACTTCCAAAACTCCAACGGCCTCTACACCGGCACCCTCCGCGCTCTCTTCGACGCGCTCATCTCCCAATCCTCCTCCGCCAAGTTCTACAAAACGACGTCGGGCGACGGCACCTCTGCTGCTGTGAGCGGCCTCTTCCAATGCCGAGGCGACATCTCCAACAGCGACTGCACCAATTGCGTCAGGAAAGCCCCCAATCTGGCGCAGAAGCTCTGCGGTGAAGCGATCGCGGCCAGAGTGCAGCTCAACGGCTGCTACCTCCGCTACGAGATCTCCGGATTCAGGCAGGTCAGCGGCGTCGAGCTGCTGTACAAGATATGCGGCACCACCAGGGCGAACGGGGGCGGGTTTGGGGACAGATTGGATCTGGCGCTGGGGGAGATAGTGAAGGGAGTCGCGAACGGAGGATTCTACGCGGCGGCTTATGAGTCGGTGTACGTGCTAGGTCAGTGCGAGGGAGATCTGAGCGGCGGCGACTGCGTGAGCTGCGTGAAATCCGCGATCGACAAGGCGAAATCGGAGTGCGGAAGCGCGATCTCGGCGCAGATATACCTTCAGACTTGCTACATTAGCTACACCTATTACCCCAACGGCGTCGCCACCAACAACCAGCAACCGCAATTTTCATCGTCAG GGGCGCAAGGATGGAACAGAGAGAAGATAATTGCAGTTGTGCTGGGCGGAGCAGTAGGCGTGGGGCTGGTTATGGCGTGTTTGTTGTTCACAAAATCAGTTTTCAAGAAAAAGCACCGTAATCACAAATATGGTGGATGA